Genomic window (Dyadobacter fanqingshengii):
AGCAATCCGCATGTTGATGCCCGCTGAGGTGAGACGTTTAAGACAATGGTGTTACGATAACTACGGAACAATACATTTACCAGTACTTAATACTTGCTTTGCACGCCTGTCATCACTGGGCTAGAATTTAAAAATTTTAAACAAAAGAAGCCGCTTGGATATCCAAGCGGCTTCTTTTGTTTAAACTAACCAAATTATTTTTTCTTCGGTGTAGCTGCAGTCTTCGTTTTAGCACCAGCTTTCGCGCCAGCCGCAGGTTGTGTTTCTGCTGTCGGAGTAGCAAGACCTAATGCTTCTTTGGCCGCTACATTATCCGGATCTACCGTTAACAACTTTTCCCAATATTCCTTGGCCTTCGCTTCATCTTTCAATGTATTAGCCGCATGGAAAGCAAGGTAGCTGTAAGCCAGTTTCAGATAAGACTTGTACTTGCTTGGATCGGGATCCTTTTCGGCAAGTTCAGTCAATTTCAGGTAATAAGGCTGAGAAATGCCTTTGTCTACGTTTTCCTGTCTGTCATAAGCATTGTAAAGCGTACTTGCTCTCCAATAGTATCCATATGGCCAGTCAGGAAGTTTCTGAGTTACTGTCGCAAATATTGAATCTGCTTTCAGGAACAATGCACGTCTTTCGCCCGCAATCTTAGCGCTATCTGCATAGTTAGAATCTGCTGCAGTTGGAAGCACGTTCGCAGTTGCCATCTGGAAGTTAGATAGTCCAGTGTAGTAATAATCGTTGGCACTTGCTTTCGACGTATCCAATGCGATCCCTTTTTCAAAAGTTGCCGCTGCATTCGGGAAATCTTTTGCAGCATAGTACAATGCTGCTACTTCCTTATAAGCTGTCGCTGCTTCTGCTTTGCTGGTATCCATATCAGCGCCTTTCAGCATATAAGCAACACCAGTCGAATCATAACCTTTTCCGTCTGTTACTTTCTGGTTGTATGCACGACCAAGATATTTGTAATCGTCACCGATCACTTTGTCTGGTGCTACTTTCAAAAATTCAGTCAGGTTTTGAATGGCTTCATCGGGCTTGTTTGTCTTGAAATAAGACCAGCCGTACATACGCAATGTAATTGGGTTATTGATTTTGCCTTTGATCTCTTCAAGCAATTGTAATGATTTTGCGTAATCGTCAGCTGTAAATGCAAACTGAGCAGCACGCAATTTCATTTCAGGATCAGTAGTTCCGCTTTTCTGGATATACAAATCGAAATTTTCAGCTGCTTGTTTATATTTCTGAGCAAAGAAATACAACTCAGCAAGATCCTTATACGCAGGAGCAAAGTTTGGATCTGCTTCTATTGCTTTCTTGTAATTCTCAAGAGCAAGGTTGTAGTTTTTACCACGCAGGTAAATTGATCCGATTGCATTGTGCGCAGTTGCATAGTTCGGTTTTGCAGTTAGAGCATACTCATACGCCGTTACCGCAGCCCCACCTTCATTACGAAGCATGAGTGCATCACCTTTTGCCAAGTAAGCGTCAGCAAGATTTTTATCTCTCTTAACTGCTTCATCCAAAAGTCTGATTGCCTCAGCTGGATCATTGTTTTTCTCGAACAATGTGTAAGCCTCTCCGATTCTGAAAAGGACTTCCGCATCCTTTTTCTTTTTCTTTTCAGCTTCTGCGAAAAGTTCTTTCGCTTTTGCTGTTTCGCCTTTGGCAAGTGCTACTGTTCCTTGTCCTACCTTGTTCAGATAAGATTTATCATCAATCGTTAAACCTTTGTCAAAGGCTTTCTGCGCTTCATCCAGTTGATTGGTTTTTATGTAATAATAACCAAGATAGTATTGATTATCAGCAGAAGGAGCTGTTTCCGCAAGTTTTTTAAATAAATCGCCTGCTTCATTGTAACGTTCTCCGTGTATCAATGCTAAGCCGTCCTGCGTCGTTTGTGCGTGTAAATTAACAAACGCTAATAAACCAATTACCAGTGCTACTAATTTCATTCTCATGTTTCTGTTCATTTTTTACCCGGTTAAAATAATGATAAAAAATTTGGCTTTCCAATAACAAGTCCCAAATCTTAAGTTGTATTACACTTATTAAAAATTCTTCCCTGTGGTGATTTCAAGCTCCCTAGGGTAAGGTACAGTTGGCAATAAGCCCATTTTCTGGATTATCAACCCACCTACATCCCGTGCGATGTAAGTCATTAATCCGCCTCCCAAGCCCGAGTATCCTTCACGGCTGATGATATACAAATCCCGGTGGAGGGGATATCTTTTAAATTCAAGTCCGCCCTGAAAAGGCTGAATGTAATCAGGCAACGAATCCGGCTTCGCTTTTTGTGCGACACCCATCACGTGGATTCCCTTCGAAAGTTCCTCCGATGCCAGAGAATGTCCGTCGCTGATCCAGGTTACACCTATAAATCCCAGGTGCAGTGGATTAGTTCTGACATCCTTTATTACATTCTCGTTCGAACCTGATGAAATTATACGCAAACGTTGAATATCGGTAATCCCAAACTTATTAAGAACAAAATTGAGGTTGCTCGCATTTGCATTGTCAAACACCAACGTGATCAGGCCCTTCTGATTTCCGTCTTTTAATTGAGACCAATCAGTGATCTTACCTTCAAGAATTGCCTTTATTTCCGGCATCGTGATCAGGCTGTCTGTATTAGATTTACTAATCACCAAGGCAAGACCGTCTGTCGCTATGTGCTGAAATTTATGAGATCCTTTCTGCTTCTTAATGATCTCTGCTTCCTTTTCATTCAACTGCCTGGTGGCAAAGATGATCCGGGCACTGTCTTGTAAAAGCTGGCGGATCGCTTCCTGTTCAGGCTTGTAATCCAATTTGAAATGCGTATTCGGATAAATACCCTCGTAAGCATTGGTCAGTGCATTTACTAGTGGTTTGAATGATTCGTCCGAGGCAATGGTGATTGTTCCCTGCCTGGGATTGTCAAGATCACCATTAGAACCACCGCAACCTAGTAAGCTCAGAAACGCTACTGATGTGCCGAGCATTATTCCGGCCGACCTGAATTTCATAGTTCTTTTTGATTTCTCTTTCTCCAAACCCGGTAACCTCTGTAAACTCCGTACACAATAAGTGTGCCAGCAAAAGCATTCCTCGCCAGACTACCGACAGGTAACAACCTAAAAGACAAGGAGGAGAGGACTAAAAAGACCCCTCCTCCTATGTATGTCAGAGCCATTAACACAGAGGTTAGATCACCGATCTTCTCATGCAATGGTTTTTCCCTCATGAGTTACTCCAGTTGGAAATTGATTGGCAGGTTGTACTTAACACGAACTGCACGTCCTGATTGTTTTCCAGGCTTCCACTTCGGCATTGCTTTCACAACACGGATAGCTTCCTCGTCGCAACCAAAACCAAGTCCTTTCAACACAGCCACATCTTGTATACTTCCATCCGTATTTACTACGAATGACATAAACACCCTTCCTGAAACGTTAGCACGTGAAGCTGCACTTGGGTATTTGATATTTTTACCTAAATACTTGTACATTTCAGCCGTACCTCCGGGAAACTCAGGCTGTTGCTCTACAACGGTAAAAACCTTTTCCGGTTCTGGCGCTGCTTCTACAACTGTTCCTTTGCTTGGTGCCGCAACTGCTTCCGGAGCCACAATGATTTCGTTCGCGTTAGGATCTCCTTCAATTGTTTTATCCGCAACAACAGCTTCTTTAATTTCTTCTACTGTTGGTGGTGGCACCTCTTCAGGCACTTCTTCATCCTTTTTTACCTCAGGAGGCAAGAACTTAACCGTGTTCACCTTAGGCTGTTCAACCGGTGGTGGTGGTGGCGGTGGTGGTTCTGCCGGATCTATTGGCGGCGGTGGTATTTTCATTAAATCCACTTCAACCATTGCTACTTCTTCTTCCTCGCCAGCCGACAATTTATTGATAATTGACGGTGTAAACATTGCAAGAACAAAAAGTACAGCTCCGATTAAAGTAGCCTTCGTCACGTCAGCACGATATCCTTGACGAAGTGAAAATGCTCCGTACGCCTTGTTGCGATCAGCAAACACTATATCATCCAGTGTAGCATTCGGGCCTATTTCTGCCATGGCGCTTTGAATTTGATTTGATTAAATTATTATTTCTCTTCGATTTTGTCACCCAAGAGCTTCTTCTCCGAATCTGTCAGAGTCTCTACAAGTGCATATCTTTTTGATTTGGTAATGGCCATTTCATCCAATACATCAACCATGTTTTTGTAGGTTGAAACCGGCGTTGGCTTAATTACCACAACAAAAGGATCGTTTCCTTTCTCATCTTTCGGATTCGCAGCATTGATGCGCTTTGCAGAAGCGAAAATAACACTTCTAAGATCGAACCCATAGCGAGTTGTTTTCATAGATGCTACTGCCTTATCATCATCCGCGGCAATTCCGTCAAGATAATATACATCGTCGTTGGCTCCCATAAATAGGGTCAACACTTTCGACGCTTTCAACGGTTCAGTTTTTTCCTGGTCTTTCTCATCCGTCTTATCAGGCACAGCCAACGTCATGGATGTCGGTTTCGACATTGTCGTTGCTAGCATGAAAAACGTAATAAGCAAGAATCCCAAGTCCACCATTGGAGTCATGTCCACACGAGTGGACATTTTCTTGGCCCGAACCTTACCGTCGCCCTTGCCATGCCCACCACCACCGGATTCTTCAATTGCTGCCATTTTCTCTTCTTATTAAAATGATCCCTTTTGTTAAAACTAATCGTTCGTGTAGCCGGCAGGCGCTTGTTCGCTACCTGTGATCAAGTTGAACTTGTTGATGTTCTGCGACTGTAAGTTAGACAACACATCTTTGAAAACCGGGAACTTGGAAAGGTTGTCACCTTTCAAAGCGATTCTCAATTGGTTGTTTGCTTTACGAGCTGCATAAACCCAGTCAGCCAGTTCACTTGCCCCTGTTGAATCAACCGGAATACCTGGTTGCTTCACATTTGGCATTTGTTCCTTCGACATGTTCAACCAAGGTTTCAATTGAGCCAACGGAAATCCGAAACTAGATTGCAATGCAAATTTTGCTTTTTCAGTCTCAGTGAACGTGATCCCTTTTGATTGACCAATGTTTTCAAGCATTGCTGCTCTTACCGGTTTGGCATCCACTCCAAAGAACACTTTGCCCGCTTTGTCAATACTAATGACCATAATGTCATCATCCGGAACTTTAATCTGCGAAATGGAAGAGGGGGTTGTAATCTCCGCTTCATTCGACTTAAAAGTTGCCGTCATGATAAAGAACGTCAGTAGTAAGAACGCTACGTCAGTCATCGCTGTCATATCCGTATGCGGCGCATGCTTCTTAGGTCTTACCTTTCCCATAGCAAATATATAAGTTTTTTGTATATTAACGAAACTTCCATATTAATAGTTTAAAAAACTATTAATAATGTGTAGCAAAGTTTGATTGAAGGCTCAGGCCGATCTCATCAATGCTATAAGTAAGGTCGTCAACACGGCTGTTCAGGTAAGCGTATGAGATAGTCGCGATAGCAGAAGTACCGATACCAAGTGCCGTATTAATAAGGGCCTCGGAGATACCTGTTGCAAGTGCAGCTGAGTCAGGAGAACCTGATGTACCAAGTGCCGCGAACGCTTTGATCATACCAATTACCGTTCCAAGAAGTGCCAAAAGTGTAGATGCACCCGCAAGTGTTGCGATAATCGTAAGGTTTTTCTGAAGCATTGGAAGTTCAAGCGTAGTAGCTTCTTCGATTTCTTTCTGAAGCGCTGCAAGCTTCTGCTCTTTGTCAAGGGCAGTCTCAGTAGTCAACTGCTTATATTTAAGAAGTCCTGCTTTGATAACGTTACCAACAGAACCTTTTTGTCTGTCACATTCTTTAATTGCTTCTTCGATTTGGTTTTTGTCAAGAAGACCTCTCAGCTTCACAACGAATGAATCGATGCTTCCTGAACCCTGAGCTTTGTTCAAAGTGATCAAACGCTCGATTGTAAATGTT
Coding sequences:
- a CDS encoding MotA/TolQ/ExbB proton channel family protein — encoded protein: MEKKATSPAPAPKPAAAATKGKGGLNPALVIPLLFAIALAVYIFVLGAPEHFKDGDHAKGPIDGDYYGIVYKGGPIVPILMTCFLIVLTFTIERLITLNKAQGSGSIDSFVVKLRGLLDKNQIEEAIKECDRQKGSVGNVIKAGLLKYKQLTTETALDKEQKLAALQKEIEEATTLELPMLQKNLTIIATLAGASTLLALLGTVIGMIKAFAALGTSGSPDSAALATGISEALINTALGIGTSAIATISYAYLNSRVDDLTYSIDEIGLSLQSNFATHY
- a CDS encoding ExbD/TolR family protein → MAAIEESGGGGHGKGDGKVRAKKMSTRVDMTPMVDLGFLLITFFMLATTMSKPTSMTLAVPDKTDEKDQEKTEPLKASKVLTLFMGANDDVYYLDGIAADDDKAVASMKTTRYGFDLRSVIFASAKRINAANPKDEKGNDPFVVVIKPTPVSTYKNMVDVLDEMAITKSKRYALVETLTDSEKKLLGDKIEEK
- a CDS encoding tetratricopeptide repeat protein, encoding MKLVALVIGLLAFVNLHAQTTQDGLALIHGERYNEAGDLFKKLAETAPSADNQYYLGYYYIKTNQLDEAQKAFDKGLTIDDKSYLNKVGQGTVALAKGETAKAKELFAEAEKKKKKDAEVLFRIGEAYTLFEKNNDPAEAIRLLDEAVKRDKNLADAYLAKGDALMLRNEGGAAVTAYEYALTAKPNYATAHNAIGSIYLRGKNYNLALENYKKAIEADPNFAPAYKDLAELYFFAQKYKQAAENFDLYIQKSGTTDPEMKLRAAQFAFTADDYAKSLQLLEEIKGKINNPITLRMYGWSYFKTNKPDEAIQNLTEFLKVAPDKVIGDDYKYLGRAYNQKVTDGKGYDSTGVAYMLKGADMDTSKAEAATAYKEVAALYYAAKDFPNAAATFEKGIALDTSKASANDYYYTGLSNFQMATANVLPTAADSNYADSAKIAGERRALFLKADSIFATVTQKLPDWPYGYYWRASTLYNAYDRQENVDKGISQPYYLKLTELAEKDPDPSKYKSYLKLAYSYLAFHAANTLKDEAKAKEYWEKLLTVDPDNVAAKEALGLATPTAETQPAAGAKAGAKTKTAATPKKK
- a CDS encoding ExbD/TolR family protein, whose translation is MGKVRPKKHAPHTDMTAMTDVAFLLLTFFIMTATFKSNEAEITTPSSISQIKVPDDDIMVISIDKAGKVFFGVDAKPVRAAMLENIGQSKGITFTETEKAKFALQSSFGFPLAQLKPWLNMSKEQMPNVKQPGIPVDSTGASELADWVYAARKANNQLRIALKGDNLSKFPVFKDVLSNLQSQNINKFNLITGSEQAPAGYTND
- a CDS encoding energy transducer TonB, translating into MAEIGPNATLDDIVFADRNKAYGAFSLRQGYRADVTKATLIGAVLFVLAMFTPSIINKLSAGEEEEVAMVEVDLMKIPPPPIDPAEPPPPPPPPVEQPKVNTVKFLPPEVKKDEEVPEEVPPPTVEEIKEAVVADKTIEGDPNANEIIVAPEAVAAPSKGTVVEAAPEPEKVFTVVEQQPEFPGGTAEMYKYLGKNIKYPSAASRANVSGRVFMSFVVNTDGSIQDVAVLKGLGFGCDEEAIRVVKAMPKWKPGKQSGRAVRVKYNLPINFQLE
- a CDS encoding substrate-binding domain-containing protein — translated: MKFRSAGIMLGTSVAFLSLLGCGGSNGDLDNPRQGTITIASDESFKPLVNALTNAYEGIYPNTHFKLDYKPEQEAIRQLLQDSARIIFATRQLNEKEAEIIKKQKGSHKFQHIATDGLALVISKSNTDSLITMPEIKAILEGKITDWSQLKDGNQKGLITLVFDNANASNLNFVLNKFGITDIQRLRIISSGSNENVIKDVRTNPLHLGFIGVTWISDGHSLASEELSKGIHVMGVAQKAKPDSLPDYIQPFQGGLEFKRYPLHRDLYIISREGYSGLGGGLMTYIARDVGGLIIQKMGLLPTVPYPRELEITTGKNF